One window of Halopseudomonas maritima genomic DNA carries:
- the ftsH gene encoding ATP-dependent zinc metalloprotease FtsH, producing MAKNLILWLIIAAVLVTVMNNFSGTKEPDALTYSQFLELVENRQVERVTVDGYIITGRERSGESFKTVRPAIQDNGLIGDLLDNDVIIEGKQPEQQSIWTQLLIASFPILIIIAIFMFFMRQMQGGGGGRGGPMSFGKSKARMLTEDQVKTTFADVAGCDEAKEDVQELVEFLRDPGKFQRLGGHIPRGVLMVGQPGTGKTLLAKAVAGEAKVPFFTISGSDFVEMFVGVGASRVRDMFEQAKKHAPCIIFIDEIDAVGRHRGSGMGGGHDEREQTLNQLLVEMDGFEPNDGIIVIAATNRPDVLDPALLRPGRFDRQVVVGLPDIRGREQILKVHMRKVPLGDDVKPSLIARGTPGFSGADLANLVNEASLFAARANKRLVEMGEFEMAKDKIMMGAERKSMVMSEKEKLNTAYHESGHAIVGRLVPEHDPVYKVTIIPRGRALGVTMFLPEEDRYSLSKRALTSQICSLFGGRIAEEMTLGFDGVTTGASNDIMRATQLAKNMVTKWGLSEKLGPLQYAEEDDQGYLGRPGGGGMSGVSGETAKQIDEEVRRIIDDCYATARRLLDENRDKLDMMAEALMKYETIDTQQIDDIMAGRVPREPKDWQGDGKSGPGAIVTPDEGGDSTSDEASKGAGPIGGPAGEH from the coding sequence ATGGCGAAGAACCTCATCCTGTGGCTGATCATTGCCGCCGTACTGGTCACGGTGATGAACAACTTCAGTGGTACCAAGGAACCGGATGCGCTGACTTACTCCCAGTTCCTTGAGCTGGTAGAGAATCGCCAGGTCGAGCGCGTGACGGTGGATGGCTACATCATCACCGGGCGTGAACGTAGTGGTGAGTCCTTCAAGACCGTGCGTCCGGCGATTCAGGACAATGGCCTGATTGGCGACCTGCTCGACAACGACGTTATCATCGAAGGCAAGCAGCCTGAGCAGCAGAGTATCTGGACTCAGTTGCTGATTGCCAGCTTCCCGATTCTGATCATTATCGCCATTTTCATGTTCTTCATGCGCCAGATGCAGGGCGGCGGCGGTGGCCGTGGTGGCCCGATGAGCTTCGGTAAGAGCAAGGCGCGCATGCTGACCGAAGATCAGGTCAAAACCACCTTTGCTGATGTTGCCGGCTGTGATGAGGCGAAGGAAGACGTGCAGGAACTGGTCGAGTTTCTGCGTGACCCGGGCAAGTTTCAGCGTCTGGGTGGCCATATTCCCCGTGGCGTGCTGATGGTGGGCCAGCCGGGTACCGGTAAGACCCTGCTCGCCAAGGCGGTGGCCGGCGAAGCCAAGGTGCCGTTCTTCACCATCTCCGGTTCCGACTTTGTTGAAATGTTCGTGGGTGTCGGTGCCTCCCGTGTGCGCGATATGTTCGAGCAGGCCAAGAAACACGCGCCGTGCATCATCTTTATCGACGAGATCGATGCGGTCGGTCGTCATCGTGGTTCGGGAATGGGCGGCGGTCACGACGAGCGTGAGCAGACCCTGAACCAGCTGCTGGTTGAGATGGATGGCTTTGAACCGAACGACGGCATCATTGTAATTGCTGCGACTAACCGCCCCGACGTGCTGGACCCGGCGCTGCTGCGCCCTGGTCGCTTCGACCGTCAGGTAGTGGTTGGCTTGCCGGACATTCGTGGTCGTGAACAGATTCTCAAGGTGCACATGCGTAAGGTGCCGCTGGGTGATGACGTCAAACCATCGCTGATTGCACGCGGTACGCCGGGCTTCTCCGGCGCTGATCTGGCTAACCTGGTGAACGAAGCTTCTCTGTTTGCTGCGCGTGCCAACAAGCGTCTGGTGGAGATGGGCGAGTTCGAGATGGCCAAGGACAAGATCATGATGGGCGCCGAGCGCAAGTCCATGGTCATGTCCGAGAAGGAAAAGCTCAACACCGCTTACCATGAGTCCGGCCATGCGATTGTTGGTCGCTTGGTGCCCGAGCATGACCCGGTCTACAAGGTCACTATTATTCCGCGCGGCCGTGCGCTGGGCGTGACCATGTTCCTGCCGGAGGAGGATCGTTACAGCCTCTCCAAGCGCGCGCTGACCAGTCAGATCTGCTCGCTGTTCGGCGGCCGTATCGCCGAGGAGATGACCCTCGGCTTTGATGGCGTGACCACGGGTGCGTCTAACGACATCATGCGCGCCACCCAGCTTGCCAAGAATATGGTGACCAAATGGGGGCTGTCCGAGAAGCTTGGTCCGCTGCAGTACGCCGAAGAGGATGATCAGGGCTACCTTGGGCGTCCTGGTGGAGGCGGGATGTCCGGTGTCTCTGGTGAGACCGCCAAGCAGATCGATGAGGAAGTGCGCCGCATTATTGATGATTGCTACGCCACGGCGCGTCGTCTGCTAGATGAGAATCGCGACAAGCTGGACATGATGGCGGAAGCGCTGATGAAGTACGAAACCATCGACACCCAGCAGATCGACGACATTATGGCTGGTCGAGTGCCCCGCGAGCCGAAAGACTGGCAGGGTGATGGCAAGTCCGGCCCGGGCGCCATTGTCACGCCTGACGAGGGCGGTGACAGCACGTCAGATGAGGCTTCCAAGGGTGCCGGCCCGATCGGTGGGCCGGCCGGGGAGCACTGA
- the folP gene encoding dihydropteroate synthase: MSSCSNSSRLLCGSRELDLSRAHVMGILNVTPDSFSDGGRFNQRDAALRHVEQMLAEGATLIDVGGESTRPGASPVPVAQELERVVPMVEAIASRFDVVISVDTSAPEVMSAAAAAGAGLINDVRALEREGALEAARASGLPVCLMHRQGEPDSMQLAPRYASVLDEVNAYLQSRVEACEAAGLARDRLLLDPGFGFGKSLEHNLQLFARLADLRPAGLPVLVGVSRKSMIGQALDRPVDQRLFGGLALAALAVDAGACIIRVHDVAATCDAVRMAEAVRLARSPSII, translated from the coding sequence ATGAGCTCCTGCTCCAATAGCTCCCGGTTGCTGTGTGGCAGCCGGGAGCTTGATCTTTCCCGCGCCCATGTCATGGGCATTCTCAATGTAACGCCTGACTCCTTCTCCGATGGCGGTCGCTTCAATCAGCGCGATGCAGCGTTGCGTCACGTCGAGCAGATGCTGGCAGAGGGTGCGACCCTGATTGATGTGGGTGGCGAGTCCACGCGCCCAGGCGCCTCGCCCGTGCCGGTCGCCCAGGAGCTAGAGCGCGTCGTGCCGATGGTTGAGGCCATAGCGTCGCGTTTTGATGTGGTTATTTCGGTCGATACCAGTGCGCCTGAGGTCATGTCCGCTGCGGCAGCAGCGGGAGCCGGACTGATCAACGATGTGCGTGCGTTGGAGCGTGAGGGCGCGCTGGAGGCAGCCCGTGCGAGCGGGCTGCCCGTCTGTCTGATGCATCGCCAGGGCGAGCCCGATTCCATGCAGCTGGCGCCGCGCTATGCCAGTGTGCTGGATGAAGTGAACGCTTACCTGCAGTCGCGGGTCGAAGCCTGTGAGGCTGCGGGTCTAGCGCGTGATCGCCTGCTGCTTGACCCTGGCTTCGGCTTTGGCAAGTCGCTGGAGCACAATCTGCAGCTATTTGCGCGTCTCGCAGATTTACGCCCCGCCGGATTACCGGTGCTGGTGGGTGTGTCGCGTAAAAGCATGATCGGTCAGGCGCTGGATCGTCCGGTGGATCAGCGTCTGTTTGGCGGGCTGGCGTTGGCGGCGCTTGCTGTTGATGCCGGCGCTTGCATTATTCGGGTGCACGACGTGGCTGCCACTTGTGACGCTGTTCGCATGGCTGAGGCGGTGCGGTTGGCGCGTTCTCCTTCAATTATCTAG
- the glmM gene encoding phosphoglucosamine mutase, whose protein sequence is MEKRYFGTDGIRGRVGSAPITPEFMLKLGWAVGTAFRNHGACRVVIGKDTRISGYMFESSLEAGLSAAGAQVQLLGPMPTPAIAYLTRTFMADVGIVISASHNPFYDNGIKFFSAAGSKLPDSLELEIERLVDGPMGVVDSAELGKVSRVEDAPGRYIEFCKSSVPTSTSFKGLKLVLDCAHGATYKVAPSVFRELGAEVSVIGASPDGLNINAGHGSTDMAALSAAVVREGADLGIAFDGDGDRVLMVDHQGGEVDGDELLCIIALDLQARGLLNGGVAGTLMSNLGLELALKERDVPFVRAKVGDRYVMAELSERGWLVGGESSGHILCLQHTSTGDGIIAALQVLKALQRNDQSLAEARRCMQKCPQKLINVRYAAGQSAPLENPAVKQAVLDAEARLADAGRVLLRLSGTEPLVRVMVEGQDATQVQREAEALAAVVTEACG, encoded by the coding sequence ATGGAAAAACGTTATTTTGGAACCGATGGCATTCGCGGTCGGGTTGGTAGTGCTCCCATTACTCCTGAATTCATGCTCAAGCTTGGTTGGGCAGTGGGTACCGCTTTTCGCAATCATGGGGCCTGCCGGGTCGTAATTGGCAAGGACACTCGGATTTCCGGCTACATGTTCGAGTCGTCACTGGAGGCGGGGCTGTCCGCGGCCGGTGCGCAGGTTCAGTTGCTTGGCCCCATGCCGACACCTGCCATTGCCTATCTCACGCGCACCTTTATGGCTGATGTGGGTATTGTGATCAGCGCATCGCATAACCCGTTTTATGACAACGGCATCAAGTTCTTTTCTGCCGCTGGCAGCAAGCTACCCGACAGTCTTGAGCTGGAGATCGAGCGGTTGGTCGATGGCCCTATGGGGGTTGTGGATTCTGCCGAGCTGGGCAAGGTGTCGCGGGTAGAGGATGCGCCCGGCCGGTATATCGAGTTTTGTAAAAGCAGCGTGCCGACCAGCACCAGCTTCAAGGGGCTCAAGCTGGTGCTTGATTGCGCGCACGGTGCTACTTACAAGGTGGCGCCCAGCGTGTTTCGTGAGCTGGGGGCTGAGGTGTCGGTAATTGGTGCCAGTCCGGATGGTCTGAACATCAATGCCGGGCATGGCTCAACCGATATGGCTGCGCTGAGCGCTGCCGTGGTTCGCGAGGGTGCTGACCTGGGAATCGCCTTTGACGGTGATGGTGATCGCGTGTTGATGGTCGATCACCAAGGGGGTGAGGTTGATGGTGACGAGCTGCTGTGCATCATCGCGCTCGACCTCCAGGCGCGCGGGTTGTTGAATGGCGGTGTTGCCGGCACGCTGATGAGCAATCTCGGGCTTGAGTTGGCGCTCAAGGAGCGAGATGTTCCCTTTGTGCGCGCCAAGGTCGGTGATCGCTACGTCATGGCTGAGTTGAGTGAACGCGGCTGGCTGGTCGGTGGTGAGTCATCCGGTCATATCCTGTGTTTGCAGCACACGTCAACCGGTGACGGCATCATTGCCGCACTGCAAGTGCTTAAGGCGCTGCAGCGTAATGATCAGAGCCTGGCTGAAGCGCGACGGTGCATGCAGAAGTGTCCGCAGAAGCTCATCAATGTTCGTTATGCAGCGGGGCAGTCGGCGCCGCTGGAAAATCCCGCAGTGAAGCAGGCTGTGCTCGATGCCGAGGCGCGGCTGGCTGATGCCGGGCGTGTGTTGTTGCGGTTGTCCGGTACCGAGCCGCTGGTTCGAGTCATGGTGGAAGGGCAGGATGCAACGCAGGTGCAGCGCGAGGCCGAAGCCTTGGCTGCCGTTGTGACCGAGGCGTGCGGCTAA
- the tpiA gene encoding triose-phosphate isomerase, protein MRRPLVAGNWKMHGSRQSVDALLQGLAAQEWPEGVELMIAPPALYVERCRELLQGTPIQLGGQVCATQAEPGALTGEVSPAQLRDAGCGYVLVGHSERRALFGETDEVVCKKFAAALACGLRPVLCVGETQAERDAGQTADVVGRQLQAVLDVFGVGGLAEGVVAYEPVWAIGTGLTATPDQAQDVHAMIRARLAMLDDEQARKVQIVYGGSVKADNAEALFAMPDIDGGLIGGASLNADEFGAIARAAGRV, encoded by the coding sequence ATGCGACGTCCGCTAGTTGCCGGCAACTGGAAAATGCACGGTTCACGGCAGTCTGTAGACGCGCTGTTGCAGGGCCTTGCTGCTCAGGAATGGCCTGAAGGGGTTGAGCTGATGATCGCTCCCCCTGCGTTGTACGTCGAGCGCTGTCGTGAGCTGCTTCAGGGTACTCCGATTCAGTTGGGTGGCCAGGTTTGTGCGACACAGGCCGAGCCTGGCGCGTTGACCGGTGAGGTGTCACCTGCTCAATTGCGTGACGCTGGTTGTGGTTATGTACTGGTTGGTCATTCTGAGCGCCGCGCGCTGTTTGGCGAGACGGACGAGGTGGTGTGCAAGAAGTTTGCTGCTGCCCTGGCGTGTGGTTTGCGTCCGGTGCTCTGTGTTGGTGAAACACAGGCCGAACGGGATGCCGGGCAGACTGCCGACGTAGTCGGGCGTCAGTTGCAGGCAGTGCTGGATGTGTTTGGTGTGGGTGGCTTGGCAGAGGGCGTGGTGGCGTACGAGCCTGTTTGGGCTATCGGCACTGGCTTGACGGCAACACCTGATCAGGCCCAGGATGTGCACGCCATGATCCGGGCGCGGCTGGCGATGCTCGATGACGAGCAGGCGCGCAAGGTACAGATTGTTTATGGCGGTAGCGTTAAGGCGGACAACGCGGAGGCGCTGTTTGCTATGCCGGATATCGATGGGGGGCTGATTGGTGGAGCCTCTCTCAATGCAGACGAGTTTGGTGCGATCGCTCGCGCCGCTGGACGAGTGTAA
- the secG gene encoding preprotein translocase subunit SecG gives MIETVIVVLHLLVAIALVGLVLMQQGKGAEAGASFGAGASGTVFGSQGSGNFLSRITAILATVFFVTSLGLAYYASHKADAAIEAGLPSPALQVEQAAPAPVLDEDVPVLEQDVVPSDVPETLGEEVPPAVE, from the coding sequence ATGATTGAGACCGTGATTGTAGTACTGCATCTGCTGGTGGCAATTGCCCTGGTAGGTCTGGTTCTGATGCAGCAGGGCAAGGGTGCTGAGGCTGGCGCATCCTTTGGAGCTGGCGCGTCGGGCACCGTCTTTGGCAGTCAGGGTTCTGGCAACTTTCTGAGTCGCATTACCGCGATTCTTGCCACTGTGTTTTTTGTCACCTCGCTGGGCCTGGCGTACTACGCCAGCCACAAGGCGGACGCGGCTATCGAGGCGGGTCTTCCGTCCCCGGCGCTCCAGGTGGAGCAGGCTGCGCCGGCACCTGTACTGGACGAGGATGTGCCGGTGCTGGAGCAGGATGTGGTGCCGAGCGATGTGCCTGAGACGCTGGGTGAAGAAGTGCCGCCGGCAGTCGAGTAA
- the rimP gene encoding ribosome maturation factor RimP, whose protein sequence is MSGKVTELEALLVPVVEALGYSCWGIEYLSQGKHTLLRVYIDHPEGVSVEACAAVSRQASAVLDVEDPISGDYTLEVSSPGMDRPLFRLEQYAAYVGEQAKIRLRSPYEGRRNFQGVIRGVEGDEVVLQVDDHEYLLPVDWIDKGNIIPRF, encoded by the coding sequence GTGTCCGGCAAAGTGACTGAGTTGGAGGCCCTGCTGGTCCCGGTCGTCGAGGCATTGGGATACAGCTGCTGGGGTATCGAGTATCTCTCCCAGGGTAAGCACACCCTGTTGCGTGTCTATATAGACCACCCGGAAGGGGTGAGCGTTGAGGCTTGTGCTGCTGTCAGCCGGCAGGCCAGTGCCGTACTGGACGTGGAAGACCCGATTTCAGGTGATTACACCCTGGAAGTCTCGTCTCCGGGTATGGATCGGCCGCTGTTCCGTCTGGAACAGTACGCAGCCTATGTAGGAGAACAGGCAAAAATCAGGCTGCGCTCGCCCTATGAAGGGCGGCGCAACTTTCAGGGTGTGATTCGCGGCGTGGAAGGTGATGAAGTCGTCCTGCAGGTAGACGATCACGAGTACCTGCTGCCTGTCGACTGGATCGACAAGGGCAATATCATTCCGCGTTTTTGA
- the nusA gene encoding transcription termination factor NusA, whose protein sequence is MSKEVLLVVESVSNEKGVPPGVIFEALELALATATKKRYEDEVDVRVSINRHTGDYDTFRRWTVVADEDFDDPDMQLTLDQAQERDDALAIGDVTEEKIESVEFGRIAAQIAKQVIVQKVREAERAQVVDAYRDRLGDIISGTVKKVTRDSVIVDLGNNAEAVLPREEMIPRETFRSGTRIRALLKDIRTENRGPQLVLSRACPEMIIELFRIEVPEIAEELIEVMGAARDPGSRAKIAVRSKDKRIDPQGACIGMRGSRVQAVSGELCGERVDIVLWDDNLAQFVINAMAPAEIASIILDEDTQTIDLAVAEDNLAQAIGRSGQNVRLASQLTGWTLNVMTEDDIRAKQEAETGDILRNFVDELDVDEEVAQMLVEEGFTTLEEIAYVPMEELLEIDGFDEDIVNELRARAKDRLLTKAIANEEKLEDAQPADDLLNMDGMDRALAFQLAAGGILTMEDLAEQSVDDLLDIDGIDEERAAALIMAARAPWFE, encoded by the coding sequence ATGAGCAAAGAAGTGTTGCTGGTTGTGGAATCCGTTTCCAACGAGAAGGGTGTTCCACCCGGAGTTATCTTCGAGGCACTGGAGCTGGCGTTGGCGACAGCGACCAAGAAGCGCTACGAAGACGAAGTAGACGTGCGTGTGTCGATCAACCGACACACCGGCGATTACGACACCTTCCGTCGCTGGACCGTTGTGGCTGACGAGGACTTTGATGATCCGGACATGCAGCTGACGCTGGACCAGGCCCAGGAGCGCGATGACGCCCTTGCCATCGGCGACGTCACCGAAGAGAAGATCGAGTCGGTCGAGTTTGGTCGTATCGCTGCCCAGATCGCCAAGCAGGTCATCGTACAGAAGGTACGCGAGGCCGAGCGGGCGCAGGTGGTCGATGCCTACCGTGATCGGCTGGGCGACATTATCAGCGGCACCGTGAAGAAGGTGACCCGTGACAGCGTGATCGTTGACTTGGGTAATAACGCCGAAGCTGTGCTGCCGCGTGAAGAAATGATTCCGCGTGAAACCTTCCGCTCCGGCACCCGTATCCGTGCTCTGCTCAAGGATATCCGCACCGAGAATCGTGGCCCGCAGCTGGTGCTGTCGCGTGCCTGTCCGGAAATGATTATTGAGCTGTTCCGCATCGAAGTGCCGGAAATCGCCGAAGAGCTGATCGAAGTCATGGGCGCGGCCCGCGACCCGGGGTCGCGCGCCAAGATCGCGGTGCGCTCCAAGGACAAGCGCATCGACCCGCAGGGTGCCTGTATCGGTATGCGTGGTTCGCGCGTCCAGGCGGTGTCCGGTGAGCTGTGCGGTGAGCGCGTTGATATTGTGCTGTGGGACGACAACCTGGCGCAGTTCGTGATCAACGCGATGGCACCGGCGGAAATTGCCTCGATCATTCTGGATGAAGACACCCAGACTATCGACCTGGCGGTGGCTGAAGACAACCTGGCCCAGGCCATTGGTCGTAGCGGTCAGAACGTTCGTCTGGCCAGCCAGCTGACCGGCTGGACCCTGAACGTGATGACCGAGGACGATATCCGTGCCAAGCAGGAAGCCGAGACCGGCGATATCCTGCGCAACTTCGTCGACGAGCTGGATGTAGATGAAGAAGTGGCCCAGATGCTGGTTGAAGAGGGTTTCACCACGCTGGAAGAAATTGCCTACGTGCCGATGGAAGAGCTGCTGGAGATCGACGGTTTTGACGAAGATATCGTCAATGAGCTGCGTGCTCGCGCCAAAGATCGCCTGCTGACCAAGGCCATCGCCAACGAAGAAAAGCTGGAAGATGCGCAACCGGCCGATGACCTGCTGAACATGGACGGTATGGACCGAGCGCTGGCCTTCCAGCTGGCTGCTGGCGGCATCCTGACAATGGAAGATCTGGCCGAGCAGTCTGTTGACGATCTGCTCGACATCGACGGTATCGATGAAGAGCGTGCTGCGGCTCTGATCATGGCAGCCCGCGCCCCCTGGTTTGAATAA
- the infB gene encoding translation initiation factor IF-2, which yields MAEVTVKQLADEVGTPVERLLQQMQEAGLSQTGPTQAVSDDEKQALLAYLKNAHGDSGSEPRKITLKRKTVSTLKVAGSKTVNVEVRKKRTYVKREPADLEAERQRELEQLRAAEEARQQAAEAEAKRKAEEAAQREAEAAEAEAKRQADAAAVAAAKQAEAAVAAAAPATAEAAPAPAAVEHHKKKDEARRKSRDEEDERSRKRAGGHTGNKARHAPRISVDDEGDNRRRGGGGKLKAKKRNQHGFEKPSGPIVREVVIGETITVAELAQKMSVKAAEVIKYMFKNGTMVTINQVLDQDTAAIVAEDMGHKVKQVRESDLEDKLVESMHHEGEELSRAPVVTVMGHVDHGKTSLLDYIRRAKVASGEAGGITQHIGAYHVETDRGMVTFLDTPGHAAFTAMRARGAKATDIVILVVAADDGVMPQTEEAIQHAKAAGVPVVVAINKIDKEEADPDRIKNDLAARDVIPEEWGGDTMFVPVSAKAGTGIEELLEAVLLQAEVLELKAQPSAPGRGVVVESRLDKGRGPVATVLVQNGTLRQGDVVLAGVNYGRVRAMLDENGQPIKEAGPSIPVEILGLDGTPDAGDELNVVADEKKAREVALFRQGKFREIKLARQQSAKLENMFENMGQDEKKTLNIVIKADVRGSLEALQGSLSELGNDEVQVKIVSGGVGGITETDANLALASNAVVFGFNVRADAAARKIIETEGLDLRYYSVIYEIIDDVKKALSGMLGSDVREQILGVAEVRDVFRSPKFGAVAGCMVIEGTVHRNRPIRVLREDVVIYEGELESLRRFKDDVGEVRNGMECGIGVKNYNDVRAGDRIEVFERVQVQRSL from the coding sequence ATGGCGGAAGTGACGGTCAAACAATTGGCTGATGAGGTAGGTACTCCGGTAGAGCGCCTGCTGCAACAGATGCAGGAAGCGGGCTTGTCGCAGACTGGCCCTACACAGGCAGTCAGTGATGATGAAAAGCAGGCGCTGCTGGCGTATCTGAAGAACGCCCATGGTGATTCCGGCTCCGAGCCGCGCAAGATCACCCTCAAGCGCAAGACGGTCAGCACCCTGAAGGTTGCTGGCAGCAAAACCGTCAATGTCGAGGTGCGCAAGAAGCGCACTTACGTCAAGCGCGAGCCGGCGGACCTGGAAGCCGAGCGTCAGCGCGAGCTGGAGCAGCTGCGTGCCGCAGAAGAAGCGCGTCAGCAGGCTGCCGAAGCAGAAGCCAAGCGCAAGGCTGAGGAAGCTGCGCAGCGTGAGGCCGAAGCCGCTGAAGCGGAAGCCAAGCGCCAGGCTGACGCTGCGGCTGTTGCCGCGGCCAAGCAGGCTGAAGCAGCCGTTGCCGCAGCTGCTCCGGCGACTGCCGAGGCTGCTCCGGCACCTGCAGCCGTTGAGCACCACAAGAAGAAGGACGAAGCGCGTCGCAAGTCCCGTGACGAAGAAGACGAGCGCAGCCGCAAGCGTGCCGGTGGCCACACTGGCAACAAGGCTCGTCACGCGCCGCGCATCTCCGTTGACGACGAGGGCGATAATCGCCGTCGCGGCGGTGGCGGTAAGCTGAAGGCCAAGAAACGCAATCAACATGGCTTCGAGAAGCCCTCTGGCCCGATCGTGCGTGAAGTGGTGATTGGTGAAACCATCACGGTTGCCGAGCTGGCGCAGAAGATGTCGGTCAAGGCGGCCGAGGTCATCAAGTACATGTTCAAGAACGGCACCATGGTTACCATCAACCAGGTGCTGGATCAGGATACGGCTGCGATTGTTGCCGAAGACATGGGCCACAAGGTCAAGCAGGTTCGCGAGAGCGACCTGGAAGACAAGCTGGTCGAGTCCATGCACCACGAAGGTGAAGAGCTGAGCCGCGCACCGGTTGTTACCGTTATGGGTCACGTTGACCACGGTAAGACCTCGCTGCTCGACTACATTCGCCGTGCCAAGGTGGCTTCCGGTGAGGCAGGTGGTATTACCCAGCACATTGGTGCCTACCACGTCGAAACCGATCGCGGCATGGTCACCTTCCTGGATACCCCCGGCCACGCGGCCTTTACCGCCATGCGTGCCCGTGGTGCCAAGGCAACCGATATCGTGATTCTGGTGGTTGCTGCCGACGATGGTGTGATGCCGCAAACCGAAGAGGCTATCCAGCACGCCAAGGCGGCCGGTGTGCCGGTCGTGGTTGCGATCAACAAGATCGATAAGGAAGAAGCTGATCCGGACCGTATCAAGAACGATCTGGCAGCCCGTGACGTGATTCCGGAAGAGTGGGGCGGCGACACCATGTTCGTGCCCGTCTCGGCCAAGGCCGGTACCGGTATCGAAGAACTGCTCGAAGCGGTTCTGCTGCAGGCTGAAGTCCTTGAACTCAAGGCGCAGCCGTCTGCTCCGGGTCGCGGTGTGGTGGTTGAGTCTCGTCTGGACAAGGGCCGCGGCCCCGTCGCTACTGTGCTGGTACAGAACGGTACCCTGCGTCAGGGTGACGTTGTGCTGGCTGGTGTCAACTACGGCCGTGTGCGCGCCATGCTGGATGAGAACGGTCAGCCGATCAAAGAAGCAGGCCCGTCCATTCCGGTCGAGATCCTTGGCCTGGACGGCACGCCTGACGCCGGTGACGAGCTGAATGTCGTTGCTGACGAGAAGAAGGCCCGTGAAGTGGCGCTGTTCCGTCAGGGCAAGTTCCGCGAGATCAAGCTGGCCCGTCAGCAGTCCGCCAAGCTGGAAAACATGTTCGAGAACATGGGCCAGGACGAGAAGAAGACCCTCAACATCGTTATCAAGGCCGACGTGCGCGGCTCTCTGGAAGCGCTGCAGGGCTCGCTGTCCGAGCTGGGCAACGACGAAGTGCAGGTCAAGATCGTCTCCGGCGGCGTGGGTGGTATCACCGAGACTGACGCCAACCTGGCGCTGGCTTCCAACGCTGTGGTCTTCGGCTTCAACGTCCGTGCTGACGCGGCTGCTCGCAAGATTATCGAGACTGAAGGTCTGGACCTGCGCTACTACAGCGTCATCTACGAAATCATTGATGATGTGAAGAAGGCCCTGTCCGGCATGCTCGGCAGCGACGTTCGCGAGCAGATCTTGGGTGTTGCCGAAGTGCGTGACGTGTTCCGTTCGCCGAAGTTCGGCGCGGTGGCCGGCTGTATGGTCATCGAAGGTACTGTGCACCGCAACCGCCCGATTCGCGTACTGCGCGAAGACGTTGTTATCTACGAAGGCGAGCTGGAGTCCCTGCGCCGCTTCAAGGACGACGTTGGCGAAGTCCGTAACGGTATGGAGTGTGGTATCGGCGTCAAGAACTACAACGACGTACGTGCCGGCGACCGTATCGAGGTCTTCGAGCGTGTTCAGGTACAGCGCAGTCTGTAA
- the rbfA gene encoding 30S ribosome-binding factor RbfA — translation MAKEYSRTQRVADQMQRELAQLIQREVRDPRLGMVTVTAVEVSRDMSHAKVFITLMNRDSAEDIALNLDILKDASGYLRMLLGRTMKLRTIPSLHFQYDESIRRGAHLSSLIERAVAEDRQHGDGDKE, via the coding sequence ATGGCAAAAGAATACAGTCGTACCCAGCGGGTGGCAGATCAGATGCAGCGCGAACTGGCGCAGCTGATCCAGCGTGAGGTGCGTGACCCGCGTTTGGGCATGGTTACCGTGACGGCGGTTGAAGTCAGTCGCGACATGTCCCATGCCAAGGTGTTTATCACCTTGATGAACCGCGATAGCGCGGAAGACATCGCGCTCAATCTGGATATCCTCAAGGACGCGTCGGGCTACCTGCGCATGCTGCTGGGCCGTACCATGAAGTTGCGGACCATTCCGAGCCTGCACTTTCAGTACGACGAGAGCATTCGCCGCGGTGCGCACCTGTCCTCGTTGATCGAGCGCGCGGTAGCGGAAGATCGCCAGCACGGCGACGGCGACAAGGAGTAA